The genomic region GCGCCACGCGCCGCCGTCGGCCGTGGTGCTGCTGGACCCGTACGCCGGCCGCCGCGCGGGCGAGGCCTTCCCCCGGCTGCACGACCTGCTGCGGCGCTACCCGTCGCTCACCGTGGTGGCGGCCACCGAGCTCCGCCCCGAGGCCATCGCCGACGTGGGCACGCTGCTGGAGTGGGGCGTTTCGGAGGTGATCGACACCGGGCCCGAGTCCACGCCGCGCGGGATCCACGCGCGGCTGCGGCAGGCGCACGCGCGGCCGCTCAAGCGCAGCGTGGAGCGGGCGCTGTCGCCGTTCGTGAGCTCCGAAGCCAGGAACCTGCTGATGGGGGCGGCCGAGGTGGCCGTGGAGGGCGGGGGCGCGCCGGACCTGGCGAAGGCGATGGCGGTGGCGCCGCGCACGCTCACCGAGCGGTGCACGCGCGCGGACCTGCCGCCGCCGCGCCAGGTGCAGGCGTGGATGCGAATCCTCCTCGCCTGCATGCTGCTGGACGACCCGGGGCGGACGGTGTACGCGGCCGCGTGGGCGTGCGGCTACTCGACCGACCGGTCGCTGCGGCGCGCGGTGTCGGCGTTCGTGGGCGCCGACAGCACCACGCTGCGCCGCGGCGGCGCGTTCACGCAGGCGGCCAAGGCGTTCAACGAGCGCCTGCGCGAGATCCGCGAAGCCGCCCGCGAGCGCCGCAAGGCCGAGCGCACCAACGGCCGCGGCGGGTGATCATGCGCGGGCGCGACAGACGCATCCTGGCCGTCTGCACGCGTGCCGATGGCGAGTGCGGACGGACTTGACGCCTCTCGTCTGGCTGCCGAAAGGTTCTAGCGTGAGGGAAGGCGCGACGGTGATTTACGGAGATGCAATTTCCCTTTTCGGAGGTATGGAGATGACGAGTGCGCCTGAGCAGAACGCCGAACCCGAGTGGGTGAAGCTCTTGCGCGCCCGCGGCTTCGAGGTGGATGGGGGCGAGGGCGGCGAGCTGCCGTTCGATCCGCCGGCCGAATTTTACGCGTGGGCTCCGCGACGCCGGTGTCCCGGTCTTCGGATGGTGCTCGGTTGGATCCCCGGGCTCCGGCCGAATTGGGCAGACGGAGCGAGGCGGCGGGCCCGCTAGTACGGAACGAAAGTGCGGGGACGCGGAGCATCGGCTCCACGTCCCCGCGCGCTTCCTTGCACCTGAGCAGGTCAGAATCCCCCGGCTTCGCGGAGCTCGGCGAGCCAGACGGGGCGGGGGGTGCTGGTCTCGCGGCAGCGGCGGTCGAGCACGGCCACCAGCTCGGCCACGGTGGGCTCGCGGTGCGCCTCGGGAAAGTGCTGCACCAGCAGCCCCAGCGCGGCCGAGGCGGACTCCTGCGTGAGCTCGGCGTTGCGGCTCTGGATCTCGCGGATGTACCACTCGGTCAGCTTGCGCGTGGTCTTCATGTACGGGTCGGCCCCGTCGATGAAGCCGCGCAGCCCCGTGGGGCTCATGCCGATGTCGCGCGCGGCGTGACGCAGCGAGGTGGCGTCGACGTACAGCCGCGCCGCCTGCCGCAGCGTCTGGA from Longimicrobium sp. harbors:
- a CDS encoding helix-turn-helix domain-containing protein is translated as MKRRKARRVIVLEGVELPALHDLGPPYVVELPVGWGDLDDIVRHAPPSAVVLLDPYAGRRAGEAFPRLHDLLRRYPSLTVVAATELRPEAIADVGTLLEWGVSEVIDTGPESTPRGIHARLRQAHARPLKRSVERALSPFVSSEARNLLMGAAEVAVEGGGAPDLAKAMAVAPRTLTERCTRADLPPPRQVQAWMRILLACMLLDDPGRTVYAAAWACGYSTDRSLRRAVSAFVGADSTTLRRGGAFTQAAKAFNERLREIREAARERRKAERTNGRGG